The following proteins are co-located in the Paenibacillus sp. FSL H8-0079 genome:
- a CDS encoding FadR/GntR family transcriptional regulator produces the protein MSSTFSFRFEKVSTKKVSEFIREQLEEAIILKELMSEEQLPAERDLAEIFNVSRITVREALSSLEDKGLIEKRVGAKGGTFVLPLTANSHKRTREEIKRDWAQMLKVFEYRTIIEPEGAFLAAERITAGELELLEGYMEQSIEPDCTREWFRALDVKFHLTIAKASGNPYCERAVRQIRTKINPALDLMPYDDRIRTVNHGVHMEILEALKAHDSIKSRETMKRHIEFSADAIYARLVSESDENEGNDSQ, from the coding sequence ATGTCCAGTACGTTTTCATTTCGTTTTGAGAAAGTATCCACCAAAAAGGTTAGTGAATTCATTCGAGAACAACTGGAAGAAGCCATTATTTTGAAAGAATTAATGAGTGAAGAACAACTTCCAGCCGAGCGAGATCTGGCTGAGATTTTTAATGTAAGCCGCATTACGGTTCGCGAGGCACTTTCCTCACTGGAAGATAAAGGATTGATTGAGAAACGGGTGGGTGCCAAAGGTGGAACGTTTGTACTGCCTCTGACAGCCAATTCGCATAAACGGACCAGAGAAGAAATTAAACGAGATTGGGCACAGATGCTGAAAGTGTTTGAATATCGAACCATCATCGAGCCGGAGGGAGCTTTTCTGGCTGCTGAGCGGATCACCGCAGGCGAACTGGAGCTGCTTGAGGGCTATATGGAACAAAGTATAGAGCCAGACTGTACAAGGGAATGGTTCAGGGCGCTGGATGTGAAATTTCATCTGACGATCGCCAAAGCGTCAGGGAATCCATATTGCGAGAGAGCCGTCAGACAGATCCGGACCAAAATTAATCCGGCACTGGACTTGATGCCTTATGATGACCGGATACGTACCGTCAACCATGGTGTACATATGGAGATTCTTGAAGCACTGAAAGCACATGACAGTATAAAGTCCCGGGAGACGATGAAAAGACATATCGAATTCTCGGCTGACGCGATCTATGCCCGTTTGGTTTCTGAATCGGACGAAAATGAAGGGAATGACAGCCAATGA
- a CDS encoding M20 family metallopeptidase, producing the protein MNRSELIQLAQPLQAQLSAWRKDLHRHPEIGYEEHRTSAIVAEHLESLGLEVTRNVGQTGVTGLLRGETDGPTFALRADMDALPIQDQKAVEYRSQVEGKAHLCGHDAHTSILMGAAQLLTGLGRPKSGNIKFIFQPAEEGLAGARAMIQDGVLENPKVDAIAGLHMTPGQNTGTLGVSQGVAFASADPLIIKVFGKGGHAARPHEGIDAIAVSAQVITALQNIVSRMVDPLEPAVVTIGKITGGYMGTAIAPEVEMIGTVRTLSPAIRERMPALIEQVVKGVCDSFGAGCEVVYGDGYPVVVNDLGMVDLLTETCDQVNAEKGWTYIKPSTGGEDFAFYCEQVPGVFLRLGSGNDEERTRYPLHHPMFDLDETAMPYGVGMLSAVALEFLARNTTSEGEQSQ; encoded by the coding sequence ATGAATCGTTCAGAACTAATACAGCTGGCTCAGCCACTACAAGCCCAGTTAAGCGCCTGGCGCAAAGATTTGCATCGCCATCCGGAAATCGGTTACGAGGAGCATCGTACATCCGCTATCGTAGCTGAGCATCTGGAGAGCCTGGGGCTGGAAGTTACACGCAATGTCGGACAGACCGGGGTTACAGGCCTGCTTCGCGGAGAGACAGATGGACCAACCTTTGCCTTGCGCGCAGACATGGATGCCTTGCCAATCCAGGATCAGAAAGCGGTGGAATACCGCTCGCAAGTGGAAGGCAAAGCGCATCTGTGTGGACATGACGCTCATACCTCCATCCTGATGGGAGCCGCCCAGCTGCTTACTGGTCTTGGAAGACCGAAATCAGGCAACATCAAATTCATTTTCCAACCGGCTGAAGAGGGACTTGCAGGAGCAAGAGCCATGATCCAGGACGGTGTTCTGGAGAATCCGAAGGTTGATGCGATCGCAGGATTACACATGACACCTGGACAGAACACGGGAACCTTGGGTGTGAGTCAAGGCGTGGCGTTCGCATCAGCCGATCCTTTAATTATCAAGGTGTTCGGCAAGGGTGGGCACGCAGCTCGTCCGCATGAGGGTATTGATGCGATCGCGGTATCCGCTCAGGTCATCACCGCATTGCAAAATATCGTCAGTCGGATGGTTGATCCGCTTGAACCCGCTGTGGTCACGATTGGCAAAATCACGGGAGGTTACATGGGAACAGCCATCGCCCCGGAAGTGGAGATGATCGGTACGGTTCGTACACTCTCACCTGCCATTCGTGAGCGGATGCCAGCTTTGATCGAGCAGGTTGTTAAAGGGGTCTGCGATTCTTTTGGAGCTGGATGCGAAGTTGTCTACGGCGATGGATACCCTGTTGTCGTGAATGATCTCGGCATGGTTGACCTGCTGACAGAGACTTGTGATCAGGTTAATGCGGAGAAGGGATGGACTTATATCAAACCCTCTACAGGGGGCGAGGATTTCGCTTTTTATTGTGAACAGGTTCCGGGTGTGTTTTTAAGACTAGGATCTGGGAATGATGAGGAACGTACTCGTTATCCACTTCACCATCCCATGTTTGATCTCGATGAGACAGCGATGCCTTATGGTGTGGGCATGTTGTCTGCAGTAGCACTTGAATTTTTGGCAAGGAATACAACTTCTGAGGGGGAGCAATCACAATGA
- a CDS encoding ABC transporter substrate-binding protein encodes MKKRQWTGMWITLLAIVMVLSACGGKTTSTNDGSATEGTGSGSASTTLTVAAATDIESFDPHNNNNTSSEAVLVNVFDYLIKNDSEQKKVAGLATSWDQVDDTTWRFKLREGVTFHNGDPFTSADVKYTLERVAKDETLKQYSYFKNIVEVKVVDDYTVDIITDGPDPLLLNRLSKMGAGILPAKYIADNGFDAFLKQPVGTGPYKFSKWTKDDRVELVKNESYFDGEPKWNEVVFRVIPEASTRVSELLAGGVDVASSIPSTDIARIEGEADKKIVKAPIQRVLQLIFRQTEGSITADPKVREAIDLAIDKQGIVDSIAGGAGIVTRTSVTPGNFGADPSLYKTSLYDQEKAKQLLQEAGYAEGEAEMTISVSAQYKEQAEVVAAMLEQAGFKINLDVLEASAFSERYSSKSFKEIFMIGIGNSLFDASNNYNRYMLEEAKGESDYNNPEVEKLLQSALVNMDPAAREKEYQQVQQIFSEERPAVYLYQMEGVYGTNAKVNFAPRSDEMFYADEITPVAQ; translated from the coding sequence ATGAAAAAAAGACAATGGACAGGCATGTGGATCACGTTACTGGCAATCGTAATGGTACTCAGCGCTTGCGGAGGAAAAACGACAAGCACGAATGATGGTTCCGCAACAGAAGGAACGGGCAGTGGAAGCGCAAGTACAACACTGACCGTTGCTGCAGCAACAGATATTGAGAGTTTCGATCCGCACAACAACAACAACACCTCCAGTGAGGCGGTTCTGGTCAACGTTTTTGATTATCTGATCAAAAATGACAGTGAACAGAAAAAAGTTGCTGGACTTGCGACATCATGGGATCAGGTTGATGATACAACATGGAGATTCAAGCTGCGTGAAGGCGTAACCTTCCACAATGGCGATCCATTCACTTCGGCAGATGTAAAATACACGCTGGAGCGCGTAGCCAAGGACGAGACACTCAAGCAGTACAGCTATTTCAAAAATATCGTAGAAGTTAAAGTGGTGGATGACTATACCGTAGACATTATCACGGATGGCCCAGATCCACTGCTCCTGAATCGTTTGTCCAAGATGGGAGCTGGCATTCTGCCGGCAAAATATATCGCAGACAACGGATTTGATGCTTTCCTGAAACAACCGGTAGGAACAGGCCCTTACAAGTTCAGTAAATGGACCAAAGATGATCGTGTAGAACTGGTGAAAAACGAGAGCTACTTCGACGGTGAACCAAAATGGAATGAAGTGGTATTCCGCGTTATTCCTGAAGCCTCCACACGTGTATCCGAATTGCTTGCTGGTGGTGTAGATGTTGCTTCTTCCATTCCGTCCACTGATATTGCCCGGATCGAAGGCGAAGCAGACAAGAAGATTGTCAAAGCGCCAATCCAACGTGTGCTTCAGTTAATCTTCCGTCAGACAGAAGGTAGCATCACGGCTGATCCGAAAGTGCGTGAAGCGATTGACCTAGCTATCGACAAACAAGGAATCGTGGACAGCATTGCGGGCGGAGCAGGTATCGTAACTCGCACGTCTGTAACACCAGGCAACTTCGGTGCTGATCCTTCATTGTACAAAACTTCACTGTATGACCAGGAAAAAGCGAAACAGCTCCTGCAAGAAGCTGGATATGCAGAAGGTGAAGCCGAGATGACTATCTCCGTTTCTGCACAGTACAAAGAACAGGCTGAAGTTGTTGCAGCAATGCTGGAACAAGCCGGATTCAAAATCAACCTGGATGTCCTGGAAGCAAGTGCTTTCAGTGAACGTTACAGTTCCAAATCATTCAAAGAAATCTTCATGATCGGTATTGGTAACTCCTTGTTCGACGCTTCGAACAACTACAATCGTTATATGTTGGAAGAAGCAAAAGGCGAGTCGGATTACAACAATCCTGAAGTAGAAAAACTGCTTCAATCTGCATTGGTGAACATGGACCCTGCAGCTCGTGAGAAAGAATATCAACAAGTACAACAGATCTTCTCTGAAGAGCGCCCAGCTGTATATCTGTATCAAATGGAAGGTGTATACGGAACGAATGCTAAAGTGAACTTCGCGCCGCGCAGTGACGAGATGTTCTATGCTGACGAGATTACACCTGTTGCACAGTAA
- a CDS encoding ABC transporter permease yields the protein MGKYVLKSLLQIIPVLFIVSLIVFILVRVTGDPVALMLPETATAEDRAVLTQALGLDQPLYTQYVKFLGSAIQGDFGQSFRYNQPALELVLERLPASFELAVAAMFFAVLMAVPLGVISAVKRNTFTDLIISGISVIGKAMPNFWMGIMLILLFSVMLGVLPVSGRGGLSHLILPAFTLGVGLAAQMTRLIRSSMLEILNQDYIRTARSKGLGRMVVIVKHAFRNGLIPVVTIMSLQFTSLIGGTLITETVFSWPGLGQLLVVAVNTHDMAIVQAAVFVIAVIVVVTNILTDVAYRLLDPRIKYD from the coding sequence ATGGGCAAATACGTACTTAAGTCATTACTACAGATCATTCCGGTGCTGTTCATTGTTTCATTAATTGTGTTCATTTTGGTACGAGTCACCGGTGATCCGGTTGCGCTAATGTTGCCTGAAACGGCTACCGCTGAAGATCGTGCTGTCTTGACGCAGGCACTCGGTTTGGACCAGCCTTTATATACGCAATACGTGAAGTTTCTGGGCAGTGCGATACAGGGAGACTTTGGTCAGTCTTTTCGCTACAATCAGCCTGCTTTAGAGCTTGTGCTGGAGAGATTGCCTGCCAGCTTTGAACTGGCGGTAGCCGCCATGTTCTTTGCCGTGCTGATGGCTGTGCCACTTGGCGTCATCTCAGCTGTCAAACGCAATACGTTTACTGATCTCATCATTTCAGGAATATCCGTCATTGGTAAGGCGATGCCAAACTTCTGGATGGGGATTATGCTTATCCTCTTGTTCTCCGTCATGTTGGGGGTATTGCCTGTATCTGGTCGCGGAGGATTGTCACATCTGATCTTGCCGGCATTCACGCTTGGCGTTGGACTGGCCGCGCAGATGACCCGGCTGATTCGCTCCAGCATGCTGGAGATTCTGAACCAGGACTATATTCGAACAGCCCGCAGCAAGGGGCTTGGCCGGATGGTTGTCATTGTGAAACATGCGTTTCGGAATGGACTGATTCCGGTCGTAACGATTATGAGTTTGCAGTTTACAAGTCTGATCGGGGGAACCTTGATTACGGAAACGGTATTCTCCTGGCCTGGACTGGGTCAATTGCTGGTCGTTGCAGTCAACACACATGATATGGCGATCGTGCAGGCAGCGGTGTTTGTCATTGCAGTTATCGTTGTAGTAACTAACATCTTGACGGATGTAGCCTACAGGCTACTTGATCCGCGCATCAAATACGACTAG
- a CDS encoding ABC transporter permease, producing the protein MTGSNEMPIPGTEQEQDNGRAPTGFRYIWQQLIISKTGMFGAVLVLLVVLIAIGAPLLTSHDPAAVNPLNRLKPPAWLEGGTAEYWLGTDNLGRDMWSRIVYGARVSLIVGMGAVIVSGIIGAILGLVSGFYGKWVDAVIMRVGDAFMAIPTILFMLVVMAIVGPGITTLIFVIGVTNWVPFTRVVRSEVLSIKERDFVHAARSIGAKNGRLILKHILPNILSSFIVICGMNVGTTIIMEASLSFLGLGIKPPDVSWGGMLSDGRQYVATSWWVATFPGLAITFTVLGVIFLGDWLRDVLDPRTETTHK; encoded by the coding sequence ATGACAGGCAGCAATGAAATGCCAATTCCGGGTACAGAACAGGAACAAGACAATGGGCGTGCACCAACGGGATTTCGTTATATCTGGCAACAACTGATCATCAGCAAGACCGGAATGTTTGGTGCTGTGCTTGTATTGTTGGTTGTGTTAATTGCCATAGGTGCACCTCTATTAACGAGTCATGATCCGGCAGCGGTGAATCCGCTCAATCGACTTAAACCACCAGCATGGCTTGAGGGCGGAACGGCCGAATACTGGCTCGGTACGGATAATCTCGGCAGAGACATGTGGAGCCGTATTGTATATGGTGCCCGGGTTTCCTTAATCGTGGGTATGGGTGCAGTGATTGTGTCAGGAATCATTGGCGCCATTCTGGGGCTGGTATCCGGATTCTACGGGAAATGGGTGGACGCTGTAATCATGCGTGTAGGTGATGCATTCATGGCGATTCCGACCATTCTGTTCATGCTCGTTGTAATGGCAATTGTTGGCCCAGGTATCACGACGCTGATCTTTGTCATCGGGGTGACGAACTGGGTTCCATTCACCCGTGTAGTAAGAAGTGAGGTTCTTAGTATCAAGGAGCGGGATTTTGTTCATGCGGCCAGATCGATTGGTGCCAAGAATGGAAGATTGATTCTGAAACACATTCTGCCGAATATCCTTTCATCCTTTATCGTAATCTGCGGTATGAATGTCGGCACGACGATTATTATGGAAGCTTCACTCAGCTTCCTGGGTCTAGGTATTAAACCACCCGATGTATCCTGGGGAGGTATGCTCAGTGATGGCAGACAATATGTTGCAACAAGCTGGTGGGTCGCTACATTCCCGGGACTAGCCATTACATTTACCGTACTCGGTGTTATTTTCCTTGGAGATTGGCTACGTGATGTGCTTGATCCACGTACGGAGACAACCCATAAATAA
- a CDS encoding S9 family peptidase: MNQRPIMPEDLSHYRWISQPVISLNGQIAYVEQTIDQDKNEYNTQIRGISLDGDEDIALSDGTKDSSPAWSPDGTQLTFIRSLDGGKGLWTLHSDQKEPVMLISPAREILSYIWSPNGQYIAFTSKVQPEDQQKKADVQQESAPVLRGKVFERTTPKAEGAGWWDGQYSQLFVYEIKSGQITQVTSGLWNISAPAWSPDSQHLSFISKQVEDEELDADLLYFTDIYSIRLGESDLFKVTDSSLAINQFSYSPDGQQFILIASDREYGSGSHNRLYAVPVHRGVPRSIAPQVDMQIGNAALGDMKSAGASPSPISDVHHPERGVYVLGTHNGNVDVYRIQEDGACQLVTGAGEKDVYQYTLTPDGTSLVIAASTAEHPGELYRVHVESGEMFRLTHRNDEFLAELAVNVPVRVEFTSSDGWPLQGWLATPAVRSSNGKLPLILQIHGGPHAMYTGTFSHEMQTLVAQGYAVLWINPRGSMGYGQEFARACRGDFAGGDYRDLMEAVDYALATYDFLDASRLGVAGGSYGGVMTNWIVAHTHRFKAAVTQRCISNWLSMYGTSDIGISYVQGVIGGNPAENADFLWSRSPLAHAHHIETPLLIMHGEQDYRTPIAQAEELYTTLKRYGKKTKLIRYPGSNHSLLKSGKPSLRIDSFEQVNAWFNQYLGNEEGEQ; the protein is encoded by the coding sequence ATGAATCAAAGACCAATTATGCCGGAGGATCTGAGTCACTATCGTTGGATCAGTCAGCCAGTGATCAGTCTCAACGGACAAATTGCTTATGTGGAACAGACCATAGATCAGGATAAAAACGAATATAACACACAAATTCGAGGGATCTCCCTCGATGGTGATGAAGATATTGCACTTTCGGATGGAACAAAAGATTCTTCACCTGCTTGGTCGCCGGATGGCACACAGCTCACATTCATTCGCTCATTGGATGGGGGCAAAGGATTATGGACGCTTCATTCAGATCAAAAAGAGCCGGTCATGCTGATATCTCCCGCACGTGAAATATTGAGTTACATCTGGTCACCGAACGGGCAGTACATTGCGTTTACCAGCAAAGTGCAACCAGAGGACCAACAGAAGAAAGCTGACGTGCAACAGGAGTCTGCACCTGTACTGCGAGGTAAAGTCTTCGAACGAACAACGCCGAAGGCCGAAGGGGCTGGCTGGTGGGATGGCCAATACAGCCAGTTGTTTGTATATGAGATCAAAAGCGGGCAGATCACGCAGGTGACTTCTGGGCTATGGAATATCAGTGCTCCAGCATGGTCGCCAGATAGCCAGCACCTTTCCTTCATATCCAAGCAAGTGGAGGATGAGGAGCTTGATGCGGATCTCCTGTACTTTACGGATATATACAGCATTCGACTAGGAGAGAGTGATCTCTTCAAAGTGACGGATTCCAGCTTGGCGATTAACCAGTTTTCCTATTCACCCGATGGACAGCAGTTTATCCTGATCGCCAGTGATCGCGAATACGGAAGTGGGAGTCACAACAGATTATATGCAGTCCCCGTTCATCGAGGTGTACCCAGGTCAATCGCACCGCAAGTAGATATGCAGATTGGTAACGCAGCACTGGGGGATATGAAGTCGGCAGGTGCGTCACCTTCTCCAATCTCGGATGTCCATCATCCGGAACGCGGTGTATATGTACTCGGAACGCATAACGGGAATGTGGACGTGTACCGTATTCAAGAAGATGGGGCTTGTCAATTGGTGACGGGCGCTGGTGAAAAGGATGTGTATCAGTATACCTTAACGCCGGATGGTACATCGCTGGTTATCGCTGCATCGACTGCTGAACATCCTGGAGAGTTATATCGCGTGCATGTTGAAAGTGGTGAAATGTTCAGACTCACCCACCGAAATGATGAATTCTTGGCTGAATTAGCTGTTAATGTGCCTGTACGTGTAGAGTTTACGTCTTCCGATGGATGGCCGCTTCAAGGTTGGTTAGCTACACCGGCAGTACGTTCATCCAATGGGAAGCTGCCACTGATTTTGCAAATTCATGGTGGACCTCACGCCATGTATACGGGAACATTCAGTCATGAGATGCAGACACTCGTTGCGCAAGGGTATGCTGTGTTATGGATCAATCCTCGCGGAAGCATGGGATACGGTCAGGAGTTTGCCAGAGCATGCCGTGGTGACTTTGCCGGAGGCGATTACCGGGATTTGATGGAAGCTGTTGATTATGCCCTGGCTACATATGATTTCCTAGATGCATCACGTTTGGGTGTAGCAGGTGGCAGTTATGGTGGGGTGATGACCAACTGGATCGTAGCGCATACGCACCGTTTCAAAGCGGCAGTAACTCAGCGTTGCATCTCCAACTGGTTGTCCATGTATGGAACGAGCGATATCGGAATTTCCTATGTCCAGGGAGTCATTGGTGGCAATCCGGCGGAAAACGCTGACTTCCTATGGTCCCGCTCACCTCTTGCCCATGCACATCACATTGAGACGCCACTTCTGATCATGCACGGAGAGCAGGACTATCGGACACCGATTGCGCAAGCGGAGGAATTATATACTACGCTAAAACGATACGGTAAAAAGACCAAACTGATTCGTTATCCGGGCTCCAACCACAGTTTACTCAAAAGCGGTAAACCTTCACTTCGGATCGATAGCTTCGAACAGGTGAATGCCTGGTTCAATCAGTATCTCGGGAATGAGGAGGGAGAGCAATGA
- a CDS encoding Asp23/Gls24 family envelope stress response protein, which yields MSIQNVLGKIQISDDVISKIVGKIANTTSEISSMSTGLVEGITKKWSGKSLQNGIAIRKVESKLEINLKVVVRYGTKVHEVCRELQNNVRLHVEQLTGLTIDTVNVIVEGISLNQPDARF from the coding sequence ATGTCCATTCAAAATGTTCTGGGAAAAATTCAAATATCGGATGATGTGATCTCCAAAATTGTCGGCAAGATCGCGAATACCACAAGTGAGATTTCCTCCATGTCGACAGGACTTGTAGAAGGTATCACCAAAAAGTGGAGCGGGAAAAGTCTGCAAAATGGTATTGCCATCCGCAAGGTAGAATCCAAACTGGAGATTAACTTAAAGGTTGTTGTTCGTTATGGAACGAAAGTGCATGAAGTTTGCAGGGAATTGCAAAACAATGTGAGACTGCATGTGGAACAGTTGACCGGATTAACCATTGATACGGTGAACGTAATCGTTGAGGGCATATCACTCAACCAACCTGATGCCAGGTTCTAA
- a CDS encoding LysR family transcriptional regulator yields the protein MDIAHLKYFQTVARTEHMTQAAHELHMAQPALSMIISRLEDEVGVLLFDRVGRQIRLNTCGKAYLKRVNQSLANLEEGKREAMELAGYEQGRISLATTTLNRLTKLLSTYLTQHPDVNFKITQASTEKEKLLLLEQSEIDFFLTSQCIDRADIKHIPLITEEILLTVPPTHPLAGRDRISLAELANEDFISLKQGYSFREITDMYCRQAGFLPHIICEGDEPAAIAGLVQAGLGIAFAPAASQREDDTLSYLHIDGADCQLTFYLAWVEGRYLSRTAQNFRDYVIGYFANLNTA from the coding sequence ATGGACATCGCCCATTTGAAATATTTTCAAACCGTAGCTCGCACCGAACACATGACGCAGGCCGCCCATGAACTGCATATGGCCCAACCCGCACTAAGCATGATTATTTCCCGCTTGGAGGATGAAGTGGGGGTTCTCTTGTTCGATCGTGTCGGCAGACAGATTCGTTTGAACACTTGTGGTAAAGCTTATTTGAAGCGGGTCAATCAGTCTTTGGCTAATCTGGAAGAAGGAAAACGAGAAGCCATGGAATTAGCCGGTTACGAACAAGGCAGAATCTCACTGGCTACGACCACCTTGAACCGTTTAACGAAATTATTATCTACCTACCTCACGCAACATCCGGATGTGAACTTCAAGATCACACAAGCTTCAACCGAAAAAGAAAAGCTTCTATTACTTGAACAGTCCGAAATTGATTTCTTCCTGACCTCCCAATGCATTGATCGTGCGGATATTAAGCATATCCCTTTGATCACGGAAGAAATCTTGCTTACCGTTCCGCCAACGCATCCGCTTGCTGGACGCGACCGGATTTCACTTGCAGAGCTGGCTAATGAAGACTTCATATCCCTTAAACAAGGATATTCATTTCGGGAAATAACGGATATGTATTGCAGACAGGCTGGTTTCCTCCCTCATATCATATGTGAAGGAGATGAACCTGCTGCCATTGCAGGTCTCGTTCAAGCCGGTTTGGGAATCGCCTTTGCTCCCGCAGCTTCACAGAGAGAAGACGATACACTCTCCTACCTTCATATTGATGGTGCTGATTGTCAATTAACGTTCTATCTTGCCTGGGTCGAGGGACGTTATCTATCACGCACTGCCCAAAATTTTCGTGATTATGTCATCGGCTATTTCGCGAATCTCAATACGGCTTGA
- a CDS encoding MFS transporter, which produces MTRLTTHSSIQPNANPHSDKLIRKIAWVVALGVLLNPLNSSMIAVALMRIGTEFQVNLATVTWLLSGFYLAGAIGPSLAGKLSDLFGAKRIFLSGLSLVLLSSVVAVWAPNFGMLLAMRIIQALGSAVAFPAGMSMLRAAATQQGAKDDPNRIASALALVSIMANVMAAFGPTLGGILVGSIGWQSIFWINIPITLATLWIARAWLPKDQVVQEATIANGTVAAPVWKRMDIPGIGLFVLMLTTLMLFLLSLSDGMSWWLLIVSLITGTVLVWWEKHATSPFMNIHMITSNRRLRFVYVQYIGVNVVFYSLFFCIPLWLDQVKGYDPKTTGLLMLPLAGLGVIMTSVAVKCNKRFGYRTTIIVGNLLLVASTLLLLLLGENSSMLLILVVNAVLGIPNGFNNMGLQTALYDVTSPEETGAASGLYVTFRSIGSILSTSLLGITFGGAIRSEGLHTIALITAGLAILLLLVSISTVKSKV; this is translated from the coding sequence ATGACACGACTAACAACTCATTCCTCGATCCAACCTAATGCCAACCCCCATTCCGATAAGCTTATTCGAAAAATTGCATGGGTGGTTGCACTTGGCGTGCTACTGAACCCATTGAACTCATCCATGATTGCTGTGGCGCTCATGAGGATCGGAACAGAATTTCAGGTGAATCTCGCAACAGTGACCTGGTTGCTATCGGGTTTCTATCTGGCAGGAGCCATCGGACCTTCACTTGCGGGCAAGCTCTCGGATCTCTTTGGAGCGAAACGAATCTTTCTGAGTGGACTATCGCTTGTTCTACTCAGTAGTGTGGTGGCCGTGTGGGCACCGAATTTTGGCATGCTTTTGGCTATGCGTATTATACAGGCTTTGGGTAGTGCTGTAGCTTTCCCTGCGGGCATGTCCATGTTGCGAGCGGCTGCCACACAGCAGGGAGCGAAGGATGATCCCAATCGAATTGCCTCAGCTCTGGCGCTGGTTTCGATCATGGCTAATGTCATGGCTGCATTCGGTCCCACACTTGGGGGTATTCTGGTCGGCTCGATCGGTTGGCAATCGATCTTCTGGATTAACATCCCGATCACCTTGGCAACGCTGTGGATTGCTCGTGCATGGCTGCCTAAAGACCAAGTTGTGCAAGAGGCAACGATTGCGAACGGAACAGTAGCTGCACCTGTTTGGAAACGCATGGACATCCCGGGTATCGGACTATTTGTCCTCATGCTGACAACACTGATGCTGTTCCTGCTGTCTTTGTCGGACGGCATGTCCTGGTGGCTGCTCATCGTTTCCCTGATTACAGGTACTGTTCTTGTATGGTGGGAAAAGCATGCAACAAGTCCATTTATGAATATTCATATGATTACTTCTAATCGGCGACTCCGATTTGTCTACGTTCAATATATTGGAGTTAATGTTGTTTTCTATTCGTTGTTCTTCTGTATTCCGCTATGGTTAGACCAAGTGAAGGGATATGATCCCAAAACAACCGGCTTGCTCATGCTTCCTCTGGCAGGATTAGGCGTGATCATGACTTCAGTTGCGGTCAAATGCAATAAACGTTTTGGTTATCGCACCACCATCATTGTGGGGAACCTTTTATTAGTTGCAAGTACACTTCTGTTATTGCTGCTTGGTGAAAATAGCTCCATGTTATTGATTCTGGTAGTGAATGCCGTACTGGGTATTCCCAATGGATTCAACAACATGGGTCTGCAAACAGCGCTGTATGATGTCACATCACCGGAAGAGACCGGAGCCGCTTCAGGGTTATACGTTACGTTCCGCTCGATTGGTAGTATCTTGTCCACCAGTTTACTAGGCATAACCTTCGGTGGAGCCATTCGTTCTGAAGGACTGCATACCATTGCCCTGATCACTGCGGGGCTGGCCATTTTATTACTGTTAGTTAGCATTTCGACGGTGAAGTCCAAGGTATAA
- a CDS encoding pentapeptide repeat-containing protein, giving the protein MYQYKDQEYEAVHFEGRDLRYGELISCVFKQCTFMNASMEEIETSNCRFIECDFKGASMNGSIHTESAFENCTFGGANLFASKFSSCKMTGSDFSGAQMDGITLSHGDWSYTNLRHTRLGKQDLRGIRFFEADFTDTDFTKADLRDCDLTRAVLSRAKLQGADLRGANLEGIDLKSLDIKGVRLDREQAVLFVRSYGAKVD; this is encoded by the coding sequence GTGTATCAATATAAGGATCAGGAATATGAAGCAGTACATTTTGAGGGACGCGATCTGAGATATGGAGAATTGATAAGCTGTGTTTTCAAACAGTGTACATTCATGAATGCTTCTATGGAAGAAATCGAAACAAGTAACTGCCGTTTTATCGAGTGTGACTTCAAAGGGGCTTCGATGAATGGTTCGATTCATACGGAATCGGCTTTTGAAAACTGCACCTTCGGTGGTGCGAATCTCTTTGCTTCCAAATTCAGCTCCTGCAAGATGACAGGCTCGGACTTTTCAGGTGCGCAAATGGATGGCATTACACTAAGTCACGGGGATTGGTCTTATACAAATCTGAGACATACCCGATTAGGCAAACAGGATTTGCGAGGAATTCGTTTCTTTGAAGCTGACTTTACAGACACGGATTTCACCAAAGCGGATTTGAGAGACTGTGATCTTACAAGAGCCGTTTTGAGCAGAGCCAAGCTGCAAGGGGCCGATCTTAGAGGGGCCAATCTGGAGGGCATAGATCTGAAATCTCTGGATATCAAAGGTGTACGTTTGGATCGCGAACAAGCCGTTCTGTTTGTACGCTCTTATGGTGCGAAAGTAGATTGA